One stretch of Aquimarina sp. Aq107 DNA includes these proteins:
- a CDS encoding metal ABC transporter permease translates to MSSAQIEIQLIASLVAIACAIPGTFLVLRKMALITDAISHSILPGIVIGFFITHDLSSPLLILLAALSGVLTVVLVEFIQKTGLVKEDTAIGLVFPALFSIGVIMIAQNANDVHLDIDAVLLGELAFAPFDRLIINAIDLGPKSLWIIGTILLTTCGLLFAFFKELKVSTFDAGLAAALGLSPIVMHYGLMTIASITTVGAFDAVGAILVIAFMIAPAATAYLLTNDLKKMILLACVFGVISAIVGYWVAHGLDTSISGSMTSVLGVLFLIVYLFAPNRGYFSVIYRHRQQRIEVSLLTFLLHLGNHADDETERHVKHLNEHINWQKVKSKSVLDLALKNNMIEINDDIVSLTEKGQHFTTEAIDYIITNKNSEIEKMKDRFFLFRG, encoded by the coding sequence ATGAGTAGCGCGCAGATTGAAATACAATTGATTGCTAGTCTTGTAGCTATTGCTTGTGCTATTCCAGGTACATTTTTAGTATTACGGAAAATGGCTCTTATTACAGATGCAATTAGTCATTCTATCTTACCAGGAATTGTAATTGGTTTTTTTATTACACATGATCTATCTTCTCCTCTACTAATTTTACTAGCTGCCCTAAGCGGAGTGCTCACGGTAGTTTTAGTAGAATTTATTCAAAAAACTGGCTTAGTGAAAGAAGATACTGCTATTGGATTGGTCTTTCCTGCTTTATTTAGTATCGGTGTTATAATGATCGCACAAAATGCCAATGATGTACATCTTGATATAGATGCTGTGTTACTAGGAGAGTTGGCTTTTGCTCCTTTTGACAGACTTATTATCAACGCAATAGATCTCGGCCCTAAATCTTTGTGGATTATCGGAACTATCCTTTTAACAACTTGTGGTTTACTTTTTGCTTTTTTCAAAGAATTAAAAGTAAGCACATTTGATGCTGGCCTTGCTGCTGCCTTAGGCTTGTCTCCTATCGTAATGCACTATGGCTTAATGACTATAGCATCAATAACAACAGTAGGAGCTTTTGATGCGGTTGGAGCCATTTTGGTAATTGCTTTTATGATAGCACCGGCAGCTACTGCATATCTATTAACCAATGATCTAAAAAAGATGATACTACTAGCTTGTGTTTTTGGTGTTATTTCTGCCATTGTTGGATATTGGGTTGCTCACGGACTGGACACTTCTATTTCTGGCTCTATGACTAGTGTGCTTGGTGTTTTGTTTCTAATAGTATATTTGTTTGCTCCAAATAGAGGATATTTCTCTGTTATTTACCGACACAGACAACAACGTATCGAAGTTTCATTACTAACTTTTCTACTGCATCTTGGTAATCATGCAGATGACGAAACTGAGCGACATGTAAAACACCTTAATGAGCATATCAATTGGCAAAAAGTAAAATCTAAATCTGTATTAGACTTAGCTCTTAAGAATAATATGATCGAAATTAATGACGATATCGTTTCCTTAACAGAAAAAGGACAGCATTTCACTACTGAAGCTATTGATTATATCATAACTAATAAGAATTCTGAAATTGAGAAAATGAAAGATCGCTTTTTCTTATTTAGAGGCTAG
- a CDS encoding metallophosphoesterase yields the protein MVKKIAYITDAHIDEEYPKGLGVNARNNWKTILDDIDSKNINEVIYGGDIGEKSSNSWFFNTLQKYKVSISLGNHDDFSEVMEHYKNDFLLDPNELFYYREDDFFRFIFLDSSTDVASEKQLIWLESALITSKKIVLFIHHPVLPIPAIIDKKFSLKGREKIQTLLEKIPNEIILFSGHYHMEDYQKFNNVIQYTTPAASYQVEKDPNEIIVHNNSFGYRIIELHKDQLFTEVITFRV from the coding sequence ATGGTCAAAAAGATAGCTTATATTACAGATGCTCATATAGATGAAGAATATCCTAAAGGCTTAGGTGTAAATGCTCGAAACAATTGGAAGACAATTTTAGATGATATCGATTCAAAAAATATTAATGAAGTTATTTATGGTGGTGATATAGGAGAGAAATCATCTAATTCATGGTTTTTTAATACTTTACAAAAGTATAAAGTATCCATTTCTTTGGGAAATCATGATGATTTTTCTGAAGTGATGGAACACTACAAAAATGATTTCCTATTAGATCCTAATGAGCTTTTTTATTATAGAGAGGATGATTTTTTTAGGTTTATTTTTTTAGATTCTAGTACCGATGTAGCTAGTGAAAAACAATTAATATGGTTGGAGTCAGCGTTAATTACTTCAAAAAAAATAGTATTATTTATTCACCATCCTGTTTTACCTATTCCTGCTATTATAGATAAAAAATTTTCTTTAAAAGGAAGAGAGAAGATTCAAACTTTATTAGAAAAGATTCCAAATGAAATTATACTTTTTTCAGGACATTATCATATGGAAGATTATCAAAAGTTTAATAATGTAATACAATATACTACACCAGCAGCATCTTATCAGGTAGAAAAAGATCCGAATGAGATTATAGTTCATAATAATTCATTTGGATATAGAATTATTGAGTTACATAAAGATCAATTATTTACTGAGGTAATTACCTTTAGGGTGTAG
- a CDS encoding metal ABC transporter permease, which produces MDILEYIQLVFTDYTLRTITLGTAVLGAICGMLGSFAVLRKQSLLGDAISHAALPGIAIAFLIIGAKNSNAFLLGALVSGLIGSFWIRGIIKKTHLKSDTALGLILSLFFGFGMLLLTYIQKLPNANQAGLENYLFGQAATLLESDVWMMSLVTGVCLVVLLLFWKELKISLFDSDYTKTLGFNVKFLDILITTFIVIAIVLGLQTVGVVLMSAMILAPAAAARQWTNSLSIMVILAAIFGAFSGVIGTAISASHNNLSTGPVIVLVAAVFVLVSFIFSPGRGLLFREIRFRKNRNDLQLHKTLSFMYNIARDHEDISHPHAIKILNNFQGFTKRSLQKLEDKDYVKIEGNMWSLTSSGYKTASNLYNQLTQVNDE; this is translated from the coding sequence ATGGATATCCTAGAATACATACAGCTTGTCTTTACTGATTATACCCTACGTACAATCACATTAGGAACTGCTGTTTTGGGAGCTATATGTGGTATGTTAGGGAGTTTTGCTGTATTAAGAAAACAAAGTCTTTTGGGTGATGCAATTTCTCATGCTGCGTTACCAGGAATAGCTATAGCTTTCTTAATTATAGGAGCCAAAAACAGCAATGCCTTTTTACTAGGTGCCTTAGTCAGTGGTTTAATTGGTAGTTTCTGGATAAGAGGTATTATTAAAAAAACACACCTTAAATCTGACACAGCACTTGGTTTAATTCTTTCTTTATTTTTTGGATTTGGAATGTTATTACTTACCTACATCCAAAAACTTCCGAATGCTAATCAAGCTGGATTAGAGAATTATCTTTTTGGACAAGCCGCTACATTATTAGAAAGTGATGTCTGGATGATGTCCTTGGTAACTGGAGTTTGTCTTGTTGTCTTATTATTATTTTGGAAAGAACTTAAAATATCATTGTTCGATAGTGATTATACCAAAACTCTAGGTTTTAATGTTAAGTTTTTAGATATACTAATTACTACATTTATTGTTATTGCAATTGTTCTAGGCTTACAGACTGTCGGCGTAGTTTTAATGAGCGCTATGATTCTTGCTCCTGCAGCTGCAGCAAGACAATGGACCAACAGTCTATCAATTATGGTAATTCTCGCTGCTATTTTTGGTGCATTTTCCGGAGTTATCGGAACCGCTATAAGTGCGAGCCATAATAATCTATCTACAGGCCCAGTGATCGTTTTAGTCGCAGCAGTATTTGTATTAGTTTCTTTTATATTTTCTCCTGGTAGAGGACTTCTATTTAGAGAAATACGTTTCAGAAAAAACAGAAACGATCTGCAACTTCATAAAACCCTTTCATTTATGTATAATATTGCCCGGGATCACGAAGACATTTCGCATCCACACGCAATCAAAATACTTAATAACTTTCAGGGATTTACCAAACGATCCTTACAAAAATTAGAAGACAAGGATTATGTAAAAATCGAAGGAAACATGTGGTCTCTAACCTCCTCTGGATATAAAACTGCTTCGAACCTATACAATCAACTAACACAAGTAAATGATGAGTAG
- a CDS encoding metal-dependent transcriptional regulator, with protein MTNKLNLNNLTKSEEDYLKALFQLLVEDNSVKVGNNQLAEYLKVSPASTNNMVKKLKAKNYVVSEKYGKLELTEEGRAIAVRLIRKHRLWETFLYNYLNFSWDEVHEVAEQLEHIKSYKLIDELDRFMDFPEKDPHGELIPTSKGEYKVVPKITLSSLEEGAVCKLIAVNDGSVNFLRFVSEIGLALSSEIKVLEVREFDKSIRIQFNDSIETVTRKFADNVFVKVL; from the coding sequence ATGACTAACAAATTAAATTTGAATAATTTAACAAAAAGTGAAGAAGATTATTTAAAAGCTCTTTTTCAATTATTAGTAGAAGATAATTCCGTAAAGGTTGGAAATAATCAATTAGCAGAATATCTTAAGGTGTCTCCAGCTTCTACTAATAATATGGTTAAAAAACTAAAAGCAAAGAATTATGTAGTAAGTGAGAAGTATGGAAAATTAGAATTAACAGAAGAAGGTAGAGCTATTGCTGTTAGATTGATTAGAAAACATAGGCTTTGGGAAACTTTTTTATATAATTACTTAAACTTTAGTTGGGATGAGGTTCATGAGGTGGCAGAGCAGTTAGAGCATATAAAATCATACAAACTGATTGATGAATTAGATCGGTTTATGGATTTTCCTGAAAAAGATCCACATGGAGAATTAATCCCTACCTCTAAGGGTGAATATAAAGTAGTTCCAAAAATCACATTGTCTTCATTGGAAGAAGGTGCTGTGTGTAAGTTGATTGCTGTAAATGATGGTTCAGTTAATTTTTTGAGGTTTGTATCAGAAATTGGATTGGCTTTAAGCAGTGAGATTAAAGTACTTGAAGTACGAGAGTTCGATAAGTCTATTCGAATACAATTTAACGATAGTATAGAAACAGTAACTAGAAAATTTGCTGATAATGTATTTGTAAAGGTGTTATGA
- a CDS encoding dihydrolipoamide acetyltransferase family protein, translating into MAKFELKLPKMGESVAEATITTWLKEVGDTIEMDDAVLEIATDKVDSEVPCEVEGVLVEKLFEVDDVVKVGQTIAIIEIEGEGSANTTPEESKEEIAPATAEVIETEITAVTETVVAKADFSESSKFYSPLVKNIAAAEGISVAELENISGTGKDGRVTKNDILQFVEDRKAGKTATPASPVLKEQKNTPAARAKKTDAPKATPVVASGEDEIIEMTRMGKLISHHMVDSVQTSAHVQSFIEADVTNIWNWRKKVKGDFMKREGENLTFTPIFMEAVAKAIRDFPMINISVSGDTIIKKKNINLGMAAALADGNLIVPVIKNADQLNLVGMTKAVNDLANRARNNALKPDDIQGGTYTVTNVGTFGSIMGTPIINQPQVAILALGAIRKVPAVIETPDGDFIGIRYKMFLSHSYDHRVVNGALGGQFVQRVKDYLEAFDVNREF; encoded by the coding sequence ATGGCAAAATTTGAGCTTAAACTTCCGAAGATGGGTGAAAGTGTTGCAGAGGCAACAATAACAACTTGGTTAAAAGAGGTTGGAGATACTATCGAAATGGACGATGCAGTATTAGAGATTGCTACGGATAAAGTAGATAGCGAAGTCCCTTGCGAGGTAGAAGGTGTGTTGGTTGAAAAACTTTTTGAAGTAGATGATGTAGTAAAAGTTGGTCAAACAATTGCTATTATCGAAATTGAAGGAGAGGGTAGTGCAAATACTACTCCAGAAGAAAGTAAAGAAGAAATAGCTCCTGCAACTGCAGAAGTGATTGAAACAGAGATTACTGCCGTGACAGAGACGGTTGTTGCAAAAGCTGATTTTTCCGAAAGTTCTAAGTTTTATTCTCCATTAGTTAAAAATATAGCTGCGGCAGAAGGAATTTCTGTAGCAGAATTAGAAAATATATCTGGAACTGGAAAAGATGGTAGAGTTACTAAAAATGATATCTTACAGTTTGTAGAAGATAGAAAAGCTGGTAAAACTGCGACTCCTGCATCACCAGTATTAAAAGAACAAAAAAATACTCCTGCAGCACGAGCTAAGAAAACGGATGCTCCCAAAGCTACACCAGTAGTTGCATCGGGAGAAGATGAGATTATAGAAATGACCAGAATGGGGAAATTGATTTCGCATCATATGGTAGATTCTGTACAAACTTCTGCACACGTACAATCGTTTATCGAGGCAGATGTAACTAACATCTGGAACTGGAGAAAGAAGGTGAAAGGTGATTTTATGAAGAGAGAAGGAGAAAACTTAACCTTTACTCCAATCTTTATGGAAGCTGTAGCAAAAGCCATCAGAGATTTTCCAATGATTAATATTTCTGTTTCTGGAGATACAATCATTAAAAAGAAAAATATTAATCTAGGAATGGCAGCTGCCTTAGCAGATGGTAATTTAATTGTTCCAGTAATTAAGAATGCAGATCAGCTAAACTTAGTTGGAATGACCAAAGCAGTGAATGATTTGGCAAACCGAGCGCGTAATAATGCACTAAAACCAGATGATATTCAAGGAGGAACTTATACAGTTACCAACGTAGGGACTTTTGGTAGTATTATGGGAACGCCAATTATTAATCAGCCACAAGTTGCTATTTTAGCGTTAGGAGCTATTCGTAAGGTGCCGGCTGTGATTGAAACTCCTGATGGAGATTTTATTGGTATTCGTTATAAAATGTTCTTATCACATTCTTATGACCATAGAGTTGTAAATGGTGCTCTTGGAGGACAATTTGTGCAACGAGTAAAGGACTATCTCGAAGCGTTTGATGTAAATAGAGAGTTTTAA
- a CDS encoding metal ABC transporter solute-binding protein, Zn/Mn family yields MKKITIFLALTITFFSCKKEEKKVNQKLNVVTTTTMITDLVKNIGGNLITVEGLMGSGVDPHLYKASEGDVTKLVDADVIFYNGLHLEGKLVEVFEKMGTQNIKTIAVGEVLDKSILIGSDYFASNYDPHIWFNVNNWKQVTLFTIEKLKELDPKNAEAFETNGKAYLEKLNILESNIKATIETLPLDKRILVTAHDAFSYFGKEYAFNVVGLQGLSTATEAGVQDVQKLAAFIIENQVKAIFIETSVPKRTIEALQAAVKSKDHEVIIGGTLYSDALGNPGTIEGTYIGMFEYNVNTIVNALK; encoded by the coding sequence ATCAAAAAAATCACAATATTTCTAGCACTAACAATTACCTTCTTTTCTTGTAAAAAAGAAGAAAAGAAAGTAAATCAAAAATTAAATGTAGTTACCACAACTACTATGATTACTGATCTAGTAAAAAATATTGGAGGAAATTTAATAACTGTTGAAGGGTTAATGGGTTCTGGTGTTGACCCACACCTATACAAAGCAAGTGAAGGTGATGTCACAAAATTAGTAGATGCCGATGTTATTTTTTATAACGGACTTCATTTAGAAGGAAAATTAGTAGAAGTATTTGAGAAAATGGGAACCCAAAATATAAAAACAATTGCTGTTGGAGAAGTTTTGGACAAAAGCATTCTTATTGGATCTGATTATTTTGCTTCTAATTATGACCCCCATATCTGGTTTAATGTAAATAACTGGAAACAAGTAACTTTATTTACTATTGAAAAACTAAAAGAATTAGACCCTAAAAACGCTGAAGCTTTTGAGACTAATGGGAAGGCATATCTAGAAAAATTAAATATTTTAGAAAGCAACATAAAAGCAACCATCGAAACCTTACCTCTGGACAAAAGAATATTGGTAACTGCTCACGATGCTTTTAGTTATTTTGGTAAAGAATACGCTTTTAATGTGGTTGGTTTGCAAGGCCTATCTACTGCCACCGAAGCTGGTGTACAAGATGTTCAGAAGTTAGCTGCTTTTATTATAGAAAACCAAGTAAAAGCTATTTTTATTGAAACGTCAGTACCAAAACGTACTATTGAAGCGTTGCAAGCTGCAGTGAAATCTAAAGATCATGAAGTAATAATTGGCGGTACTTTATATTCTGATGCTTTAGGAAACCCTGGAACTATAGAGGGAACATATATAGGAATGTTTGAATACAATGTAAACACCATTGTAAATGCATTGAAATAA
- a CDS encoding 3'-5' exonuclease, producing MELTLKRPICFFDLETTGINISKDRIVEISILKVFPNGNKESKTWLVNPEMPIPPETTEVHGITNEKVANEPTFKQLATKVSDMIKGCDLGGFNSNRFDIPLLAEELLRADVDFDMKNTVAVDVQTIFHKMEKRTLAAAYKFYCDKDLEDAHSAEADTNATYEVLKAQLDRYPELENDTKFLAEFSSRKQFADFAGFIAYDKEGREIFSFGKHKGKLVEKVMEDEPGYFGWLQNADFPLYTKKVLTAVRLRKLNNSLKL from the coding sequence ATGGAGCTTACGTTAAAAAGACCGATCTGTTTCTTTGATCTGGAAACAACCGGTATAAATATTTCTAAAGATCGAATCGTGGAAATCTCTATCCTTAAAGTTTTTCCGAATGGAAATAAGGAAAGTAAGACTTGGCTTGTTAATCCAGAGATGCCAATTCCACCAGAAACTACAGAAGTCCACGGAATAACAAATGAAAAAGTGGCTAATGAACCAACATTTAAGCAATTAGCAACTAAAGTTAGTGATATGATAAAGGGTTGTGACCTAGGAGGTTTTAATTCTAATAGGTTCGATATTCCTTTATTGGCAGAAGAATTGTTGCGTGCTGATGTAGATTTTGACATGAAAAATACGGTAGCGGTAGATGTTCAGACGATTTTTCATAAAATGGAGAAAAGAACCTTAGCGGCAGCTTATAAGTTTTATTGTGATAAAGATTTAGAAGATGCACATTCTGCTGAGGCTGATACTAATGCAACGTATGAAGTTTTAAAAGCACAATTAGATAGATATCCTGAATTAGAAAATGACACGAAATTTTTAGCGGAGTTTAGTTCTAGAAAACAATTTGCCGATTTTGCTGGTTTTATAGCTTATGATAAAGAAGGTAGAGAGATATTTTCTTTTGGAAAGCATAAAGGCAAGTTAGTAGAAAAAGTAATGGAAGATGAGCCTGGTTATTTCGGTTGGTTACAGAATGCAGATTTTCCTTTGTATACTAAAAAAGTTCTTACAGCGGTAAGACTTCGTAAGCTAAATAATAGTCTTAAGCTATAA
- a CDS encoding fumarylacetoacetate hydrolase family protein, with translation MKIICIGRNYTDHIEELENEKPTDPVVFMKPDTSILLKKQPFFIPDFSNDIHHEVEVLVKIKKLGKYIDKKFAHKYYNEIGLGIDFTARDLQSKLKAKGLPWEKSKAFDGAAVVGKWIDKNEFSDVNNINFRLEKNEEIVQEGNTKLMLWKIDELIAYVSQYFTLKIGDIIFTGTPAGVGAVKTNDNLKGFIEDKEVFSIKVK, from the coding sequence ATGAAGATTATTTGTATTGGGCGCAACTATACGGATCATATAGAAGAATTGGAAAATGAAAAACCGACAGACCCTGTTGTTTTTATGAAACCTGATACTTCGATTCTTTTAAAGAAACAACCTTTTTTTATTCCAGATTTTTCTAATGATATTCATCACGAAGTTGAGGTTCTAGTAAAAATTAAAAAATTAGGGAAATATATAGACAAAAAGTTCGCTCATAAATATTATAATGAAATTGGTCTTGGGATAGATTTTACGGCAAGAGATCTACAAAGCAAGCTTAAGGCAAAAGGATTGCCTTGGGAAAAATCTAAGGCTTTTGATGGTGCAGCTGTAGTTGGAAAATGGATTGATAAAAATGAGTTTTCTGATGTGAATAATATCAATTTTCGTTTAGAAAAAAACGAAGAAATTGTACAGGAAGGAAATACAAAGTTAATGTTGTGGAAAATTGATGAGCTTATAGCGTATGTGTCACAATATTTTACTTTAAAAATCGGAGATATTATTTTTACAGGTACACCGGCTGGTGTGGGAGCGGTAAAAACAAATGATAATTTGAAAGGCTTTATTGAAGACAAAGAAGTGTTTTCAATTAAAGTGAAGTAA
- a CDS encoding thioredoxin fold domain-containing protein → MKFLKIILFFFLITILKTEAQENKTINWITFEQLDDSLSLKPKKVIISFYADWCVYCKKMDRAVYTKPKIIEKISRDYYAVKMDAESRDTITFDGSIFTNKNYTTSRNAIHEIPALLASRKDTPFSLPAIIFLDENFTVRKRYFEYMSPKKMLSTL, encoded by the coding sequence ATGAAATTTTTAAAAATCATACTGTTCTTTTTCTTGATAACAATATTAAAAACAGAAGCTCAAGAAAACAAAACCATTAATTGGATCACTTTTGAACAATTAGATGATTCTCTTTCGTTAAAGCCTAAAAAAGTAATTATTAGTTTTTATGCGGATTGGTGTGTTTACTGTAAGAAAATGGATCGAGCTGTATATACGAAACCAAAAATTATAGAAAAAATATCTAGGGATTATTATGCTGTAAAAATGGATGCAGAGAGCAGGGATACCATTACTTTTGACGGTTCAATTTTCACAAACAAAAATTATACTACTTCAAGAAATGCAATCCACGAAATTCCTGCATTGTTAGCTTCTAGAAAGGATACTCCTTTCTCTTTACCTGCAATTATTTTTTTAGACGAAAATTTTACAGTAAGAAAACGTTATTTCGAATATATGAGTCCAAAGAAGATGCTATCAACACTTTAG
- a CDS encoding peptidase — protein sequence MFTTEVKSAQDEDICILIKVDNHPFNYIVDCGEAKSLNVKECQNTNAIFISHTHIDHFVNFDTILRHQIGIKRKVVITGPKGIINQVQNRIKSYCWNLIDKDSIIYEVREIFKEGEYKSVVLRPPLWSKEDEKLVIKNTIFEEKQFEVEYEILDHKTDTIAYLFKAYDKIKIQLSEGLKGGRWVQELKQAYEVSDEEKTIKIEDKAYRSKELFHLINIQKGKKLGVILDHAASKENHVKIKRRFTFCDEAYIECFYKDEDLTFAMKNNHSYASKSAEIMKACEIKNAIPVHFSRKYDEDEIKELIEQFNRSKK from the coding sequence ATGTTTACAACTGAAGTTAAAAGTGCTCAGGACGAAGATATTTGTATTCTTATAAAAGTGGATAACCATCCATTTAATTATATAGTAGATTGCGGAGAAGCAAAAAGTTTAAACGTAAAAGAATGTCAAAATACTAATGCTATTTTTATAAGCCATACCCATATTGATCATTTCGTAAATTTTGATACAATTCTAAGACATCAAATAGGTATTAAAAGAAAAGTTGTAATTACTGGACCCAAGGGTATCATTAATCAGGTACAAAATAGAATTAAGAGTTATTGCTGGAATTTAATTGATAAAGATTCTATAATATATGAAGTACGTGAGATTTTTAAAGAAGGAGAGTACAAGTCGGTAGTCTTGCGCCCTCCTTTATGGAGTAAAGAAGACGAAAAACTAGTAATAAAAAACACAATATTCGAAGAAAAACAATTTGAAGTAGAATATGAGATTCTCGATCATAAAACTGATACTATTGCATATCTCTTTAAAGCTTATGATAAAATTAAGATTCAATTAAGTGAAGGTTTAAAAGGAGGTAGATGGGTACAGGAGTTAAAGCAGGCTTATGAAGTCTCTGATGAAGAGAAAACTATAAAAATTGAAGATAAAGCATATAGATCTAAAGAATTATTTCATTTAATCAATATCCAAAAAGGTAAGAAATTAGGAGTTATCTTGGATCATGCTGCTAGCAAAGAAAATCATGTTAAGATAAAGAGAAGATTTACTTTCTGCGATGAAGCTTATATAGAATGTTTTTATAAAGATGAAGATTTAACATTCGCAATGAAAAATAATCATAGTTATGCTTCAAAATCAGCAGAGATCATGAAGGCTTGTGAAATAAAAAATGCGATTCCTGTACACTTTTCACGTAAGTATGATGAAGATGAAATAAAAGAGTTGATAGAGCAATTTAATAGATCAAAAAAATAA
- a CDS encoding metal ABC transporter ATP-binding protein produces MKEKIAVQIDDLTVAYNYKPVLWDIDLAIPEGVLMAIVGPNGAGKSTLIKSILDIIKPIAGSIKIYNEPYKKQRSLVAYVPQKGSVDWDFPTTALDVVMMGTYGSLGWIKRPGQKQKKAALEALEKVGMLAFKSRQISQLSGGQQQRIFLARALVQNASIYFMDEPFQGVDATTEKAIINILKELRKAGKTVIVVHHDLQTVPEYFDWVTFLNVKKIATGPVKDIFNDDNLTKTYGINYKVSVQQ; encoded by the coding sequence ATGAAAGAAAAGATAGCTGTACAAATAGATGACTTAACAGTCGCGTACAATTACAAACCCGTATTATGGGATATTGATCTTGCTATCCCAGAAGGAGTTTTAATGGCGATTGTGGGACCCAATGGTGCCGGGAAATCTACGTTAATTAAGTCTATTTTAGATATCATCAAACCTATTGCAGGAAGTATTAAAATCTATAACGAACCTTATAAAAAACAGCGGTCTTTAGTTGCTTATGTCCCGCAAAAAGGAAGTGTGGATTGGGATTTTCCTACTACAGCGCTTGATGTGGTAATGATGGGAACTTATGGGAGTTTAGGTTGGATCAAAAGACCTGGGCAAAAACAAAAAAAAGCAGCGCTCGAAGCTTTAGAAAAGGTAGGAATGCTTGCATTTAAATCTAGACAAATTAGTCAGCTTTCTGGTGGACAGCAACAACGTATTTTTCTTGCCAGAGCATTGGTCCAGAATGCATCTATCTATTTTATGGATGAACCTTTTCAAGGAGTGGATGCTACTACAGAAAAAGCAATTATAAATATCTTGAAAGAACTTAGAAAAGCTGGAAAAACAGTCATTGTAGTGCATCATGATTTACAAACAGTTCCTGAATATTTTGATTGGGTTACATTTTTGAATGTAAAAAAAATTGCAACAGGACCTGTGAAAGACATTTTTAACGATGATAATCTTACCAAAACATACGGTATAAATTATAAAGTAAGCGTCCAACAATAG